One Alnus glutinosa chromosome 13, dhAlnGlut1.1, whole genome shotgun sequence genomic window, ttaaagactaattgcgattttaaaggccaaactggaattttaccaaacacttaactgcaattttaaaaatcactttttcaaatggCACATTTTAAattcgctatttttaaatcaacattttaaaatcacaaacccaaacggataAATGCAAATGAACATTATACATTCCTCAATGGAATAATTCAAATTTCTAACATGGGGCCATTATAAGATTGATAAATATGACAGTTCACAAGAACTAAATCATGAGAATGCTAGCTTGGGACATTATATTCCTCAATGGGTAATGTTGGGGGGATAAACACAAAATTTTGAAGGTGAGACCTTGATGCAACATGCAGGGTTTGAGTCCAACAATATTATATGagtccccttttttttttctttttttattttagtttctatATTTGATATGAAATTATATCATGTACTCCACAGGTAAACAATAAGAAAAGATTTGCCTAACTcaaaataaattgttagagAGAACAGACCTTGAGGCTATCAGAAAAGAATAACCTCTTCTGCATGAAGAgttcatcattgtgggaagctTCTTGCTTTACAGAAACAGAAGAGGGAGACTTCACACTTTCCATGAAATGAATGCTCTTGGCCTGCTAAACCAATGAAATCCAAAACAAACATTCAAAATCTGTTTTACCTGCCTTGACacttgaaccaaaaaaaaaaaaaaaaaagaagaaaagaaaaaagaaaaaagaaaagaaaaggtcatCCTGATTCCTGATCCCAACATTTAACTGCTCCTAGAAAATCAAAATGATGATTCTATTAAATCATTGTTGTAAGAAACCTTAAGCAATAGGAAATGGTGAATGATTAAATTGGGCCCTCTTGGACTTGAACCAAGACCTCGCCCGTGAAGTTAAATCATCATACCAACCGTTCAACCAATTGAGAGAGAATCGATAAATTCTTTTTCggaattaatcaattaattaatattttaacacccCATGTATGGGTTTAGACTTCCTTCAATAAATAAGTTTagcacgtagaatatttaattgaaatgaaaagtaAAATACAGAATCAGgatttaaactcaaaataacTACTCCCAtgccatgttaaatcatcatttgtcCCAAAAAGAAGTGAAGAGAGTATTTGGTTGGTTTCAGTTAAGAAATTAGAGACAAATACAATACACTCGAGGAtgttttattgttctttttctctcaATTCTGAGCAAGCAAACAAGGAATAAAAAACATAGAAACCTAGTTTTCTTATATCAGTTTCAACATCAAGTTTTGGGTTGTTCAACACCAGTATTTTGCCTTAACATCCAGTATTTGTACTGACCATGAAACTGTTCATTTCTAGATGCGTTATGGAAAACGTTTTTCAAGTTGACTCTTCAATTACAATGGTTAGTATAATAAGCCTCAAAACTACTTGCTATTTAGCCCCTTAAAAACTATACTCACACCCCTCTAAAAACCACTGaacattaaaaaatgacactttAACACCCTCCAACTACCACACCGTTTTAAGTTATACTCTCAATAAGCATCTGGAGTTAAAATGGATGAAGAAAAGCCACACGAGAGGTGCTCgtgaatttttcatttcaaCTATCCAAATTGCctctaaaaattattaaaaataaaaaataaaaactgaaaggGGTGGCCACCCCTTCACCGGTTGAGTGGTCGAACATCCCCAACAGCttgtgggggtggttcggccacctcctaTTCTATTTTTGGGTTGTAGAACCACCCCCCGTTCTATTTTTAAGGAAACTTCACTCATTATTGGGTTCTCAACTGGGCCTATAATAAATATCCCTTAGGTGATCACAAAAAGGCggtactttttttgttttttccttttctttttcttttacactttgtataaaaccaaagaaagaaaaacataagaTTTGTGATCAGCCTTCTGATCAACCAGGCGGCAGATACAGGAAGTGTTGAAGGAATTAAACATctaataaaatacaagaaagaaCCAAGAAATGATGAGATAAAGTTCAGCATACACACCAGCTGGGTCATCCTTGTTCGTGCTGTGAAAGTACTGCAATCCAAAACCCACCTCCCAGTGAAGCTCAAGACTCTAAATAACCATCCAAATGCTCAAGAAGACATCAACAGAAGTACAGTTCATCTTTTTTCACATAAAAAAATCTCAGCataaaggagagagagagtgatatATTGAGGAAGAGACTTGATCAGTAACAGTAGCAGGATAAGGCAGGTCAGTGAGAAGCTTTTGCTATTGGAGCACGGGATATATATGAAAGCAAAAAATGATTCTTGCTCAAGCTTGAGTACCAACCATTTTTGTTTCTAGAGAATACTTCCCTTGAAGACAAGTCATGGTGCGATTATTGTCAAAATTGGGACCCGCCAATTGTAATGAAAATATCAagtcttaaattttaattaaatcaattgATCATGGATCACTGTGGGGTTAGCTAGCAACTTTGCCTGCACATTAGTTTATTTGGGGAAGAAAGTATGCACAGAAGTTAATGAATATTTGGTTGATAGCTCGAATCTATCTTCTGATAGCCCATTGAATTTTAAGTTTTGTCATCTTGCGAGTTAAAAGCTCACCtatgaaattaaattacaaaaatactttatagTTTAAGAGTTAAAGAAGTGTTAAAAGTGTTTCGtcctacgattttgccaaacaagtatttttaaacaaaattatgaaaagtaattcgtttgaaaaaaattaaaataacaggttataaatataaaaaaaatttacgttTTCACACCGTTAAggatgtattttttaataatgtataattttaaaggtaGTTTGAgactattttttaaatcacaagttTTACCAAAACCATTACATTTATATACCAAAACCattacatttatatcatatAAGTCCAACCCTTGGATATATAGAATCCTCAATGGCTATTATTATGGTTTCTTCATCAATTTTGTCGGTTGCTCagttttgcttttgaaaatatagCTAGTTTTTATAATGATGTAGTTTTGGTCGATCGAACCCTCAGGTATAGAATTCTCAACCAAACCCACAAAATTGTTAAAGAAATGATAATAATAGTGATCGAGGATTCTATATCTAATGGTTtgttttatatgatattaaaccTAATGAttttaaagggtttttttttttggatatttaagagtgttttgtgtttaaattatttgttaatatttctgttttgagaagaaaataaaaaataaaaaaacaaaaattttaacaaacagatAGCACTATACATACACCAACACTTTTAATGGCCATAATTCCACGGCATTGAGGCAAGGGTGGAGGACCCTTGTCTGCCCTCAAGGCAGGAAAGTATGGAGGAAGTCCACATCCAATTAATATGCAAATTGAGATTTATTGACCATTGAACTCTGCTTGAATGCCCCTTGTCGTAGGCATCTTGCTTAATGCTTATCaccaacaaataacaaaaactcGGGTAATGAGTCAAACAGTGAACTTCGCTCTTCAAAGGACCAAAGTTTTCTCCAAACTAAATTGGATGAAATTCTTCTGAACTGGTCTGTTAGGGCATGTCTCATTAGAGCGTGTAATtttcatatgcatttttaataagacaGTGTATTAAACTAGACTAGTTTAGAGAAATGCCCCCGACtcagtttgaaagaaaactgTCTCTCTTCAAAAGCCTTTGATACAGATATAATATCTAAGATTTGCATTGCCAGTAGAGAAAAATTCAGAGAATAATACCCACTTTAAGAAACGTAAAAATGTACTGAACACTAAGCGATTATGAATGCCAATGCCAAGGCACATGTTGAAAATTTGTGCCACAGAGTGGTCGGATTAGGATACAAATTGGGaagcaaataatttgaaataacaGAATCGGCATCGGTATTGGAATTGATAGCAGACTAACAACCGTTGCCAGTTTGGCTCTCTTTTACACAATCCGCTCCAACTCTCTTGCGTAGCTGAGTGTCTGGTTGATCAGTTGCAGAGAAGGTATTTCCTTGCAAGGTGCAGAGTCTTTTGCCTTCTGGAAAAATACAAAGCCATTCTTTATCTCCCACTCAGTATGCTCCTGCATTCAAGTAACAGATTATGaggattttttatatatttttttttattttatatttttatttaattttggtggTGAAAGACTTGAGGAATATAAAATGAAAGGGAAAATGTATATTCGATTGGTGGGAGAGGCGTCTTTCCGTTATGGTGGATTCATAACTAATGGAACATCTAATTGTGTTTTTAGTAATTAACATAAATCCAGAAAACTATAGCCATCAAGTATTTGAGCCATATCTTCTATTTTGATACATCCCAGAACCATGGCTAATCCCTTGGGCTAGAGCCTCATTCATCCCAAACAATTGGCTGCTCCTAACATTCAACTTTGTGATGCAGCATTCCCACCTTTAAACAAAGGGCTTCTGGCAAGAGTTTGGACATGATCTAAAGGTATTTCACCACTAACCAGATAGTTGTTGAAACAAGAGATCACTTAAATTGCTCCCAAGTTGGACAGAAAGTTTGAataattggaagaaaaaaaatgacgtGCGGCAACAATGCATACCTCCTTGATGTATTCCAACAGTTGTTGGTCAGAAGGGTACAGCAACATTTGTCGTGCATCATTAATTGAAAGATAATCATATGCCTTCTCACTACATCCAGCTATTTCATCTCTGAAAGTGAGAAAAGAAATCaactaaaaattaaacataatttagAGAGTAAATACTAacctataaattaaaaactgaTGAATCGGATGAAAAGGCTTACCACTTCCACCAATCGCATATGTGAAAAGCTTGTTTTTCATGTAAAGTTTACAGATATGGAGTAACATTGCAATATAATTCAGAAAGAGATCTCCAAATGCTTGTTTGCAGTTTGTTGTTGCCTATTACTTTAAATTCATTATACCCACAAAAGTATTATCGAAGATAAGAATTAACCAAATTACCTGACTGTCTTCGCCAGAAGATCCATGAAGTAGACATAAGTCTCATGTGGCACTGTTTGTCGAGCACTCAACACGCGGTTGTAAGCCCCTTCCATGAAGGATTGCTCCAACTCCACCGCATGCTTAATGCAAAGATTCTCCAAAGCAGTCGGAGAAAGAAGTTCCAGTTCAGTGTGGAATTCAGCAATTCTATTCTGCACAAGGAGTCTCAACAGGTTGAGACCTAAAATTGGATATTCCTGAGGGGATGGTGGAAGCCGGCTTCTGCtccaaagaaaatgaaaattcattAGCATaccttaaaaattaataatatatgaaaaaaaaaaaaaaaaaaaaaaaaaggactgaGTTCTAAGAGACAAAGCAGTAGGAAAGAGTCGGCAGCAGGCATGTTGTTTGATCCagattttattcttcttcttattattttttatgatctcatgcttaattaattatatgttcTTGTAACCTCACTTTTAAATACATAATTATAAGCAGTTGCAAAGCCACATGTGCccccctccccaaaaaaaatctttaaaattccTGTGCTACCGTTATTGATGTGAGGATAGTTGTAGGCACTAGGCAATGCCCAAACAAATTAATTCATGACCCCCAAAATATATACCAAGTGATGATGTATATACTCTTTATACAAGGAAGTAATACATagattttttgataagtaacaagGAAGTAATACATAGATTAATTGAATGCAATGTAAACTCACCCAGCATCTGTGTAATAAGGCTTCAACTGAAAGAAATCCCTCTCGAATGCATCTTGATCCTCGATCTTCACACTGAGAACAACAGCATGCTCATATATATCCCCTGAAAGTTCTCAGGCACACTAAATCATGAGGAAATATCTCAGAaacaaaaaatggaaatcaGATACACTTACTTTACATATTCTCCAATTTTATAGACTCCACAGATACAAGACAATGAGAgtttaattaaacaataaataGAATGctccaatattttttattttttttatgaataataataattttataaacaacGGCAAAACCCtcgtacacaaaaagtataaaaGAGAACCAAGAGAATCAAGCCTCTAACAGCTactacaatctagaaaacaaattagatctacCAAATTCCGTGAGGGAAAAGTAGGAACATAAACAATAGCCCAATCCGGAACAGAATGCTCAAATATTATGGTGTCCTAACATGGTAGTAACACTTTGGACCTTATATCCATCTAAATTGTTTACACTAATGTGTATTCCTTGTTCATTACAGTATGTATTCCACATTTCAAAACATATTTGAGGTCCACATATCATAATCGAACATTTGATGCGTTAGATACACTCATGCTTTCTTAGTTTTGATTATTGTTATCTTCTCTTACCTGTTCCAGATAATAGATAAATCAAATAATGGGTAGTACCATAGTGCACGAGGTTCAAAAATATCAGGACTCAAATGATGTTATGACTTCTTTTGCGACCTAAACATAATGGCAGAGCATGACTCGTATTGCAAACCCCACCAAATACACTGGGGATTAAAAGAGAACAAATTTTCCCGTTATTGGAATATTATCATAAAGAATTAAGATCTACTCCTTAATGCCTCCTCTTGGATGCCAAGTTAATAGCGCCACATAGACATGAAGCATATTGCTTTTTAATCCGCACATGGTTATGATTGATTATCAAGATATCCTCATATCACCAAAATCCATAGGTCAGTGAAACAAATGTAAAACCAATGACAAAAGAAACACAACATATTAACTGATATGAGCCAAGAGCGTTACTTGCTAAAGTTAATTCATGGATTGCGTTAGGCGTGTCTTCAAACAATGGCGGAAGGCTTCTGAATTGTGTCAGCAAGACCTGAAAAATGGAAAACAACAATGTGAGACATAAGACAAATCCAACTCACTCAGATATTACCCACCTAGAAAAAGGCTTCAGCTCATACACGCCCTCATCCTAAATCACATCCAAGGGCTCACGCTGCTGCCATCATAAATCACATCCAAAATAATCCAATTCCACAACTTTGTATGTACGAAACCCTATTTGAAACTATACATATTATTATCTGACCAACAATCACTCAATGCTTCGACCTCCACCTTAGCAACCATAAACTGATACACAAAGATGGCTACTTTCAACAAGTCCGTACAAATCCCAAATCCACAATTCAAGAAAAGCCATAGCTAAAACTGCCAAATAACCCGGAAAAAGGTTtacgaaaattttaaaatgatacATATAAAATAAGCTCAAACTATATCAATTCTTCCAATTTTTCAATCATACCAAACATATAGTAACTAATTCATGCTATACCAcaataaaaaccaaaaccctaatcctatcGCAAAGTTCCAATCTTTGCCATAACAATTTGGACCCAGATTCAGCAAATCCATTATCACCATTAATCTCATACCATCCGAAACGCAAACAATCTTTGATTCCTAATCGAAAACAAATCCGACCCAGAAAAAACGGCGGCAGATTAAACGACTTACAAGTATTCGGCACAAAAAGTCTGGATTTTTCGAACAGTACCTTGAGTTGGGAGAGGAGTCCGTCGCAGGTATCGTAGTCGTGCCTTACGAACGCGGCTTTGAAGCGCTCGAAGAGCTGCGAAACCTCTGTTAGCTTCGGATCCATTTTCTGTGGCTCCTTGTGGTTCTTCTCCCTTCTTCGAACTTCGCTCTTtgtcttctcttctctcttcgcTTTGCTTGATGGGGAAGACAGAATTTCCTTTTTAGGGTTTTTcgtgaaaaaaggaaaaacaaaattgggtCAAATGGGTTGTGTTCTTCAAATCCAACCCGGTAACAGAGATCCATATCAATGGTCTTAGATGAAAAGGTAAGTAATGGTCCTGGACTTTTATTGGGCCGAGTAATAGCCCAAGTCCAAtggaaaaatagaagaaagtgaaTGTTATTTGGCATCCAGCAATTTGTCCTGGATTGCCATTCGTATTGTTTAGCGGTTTCAAAACGTGCAGTTTATcctatgttttaaaaatatgaattttcaCAATTTCAAACCG contains:
- the LOC133854904 gene encoding 26S proteasome non-ATPase regulatory subunit 8 homolog A — protein: MDPKLTEVSQLFERFKAAFVRHDYDTCDGLLSQLKVLLTQFRSLPPLFEDTPNAIHELTLARDIYEHAVVLSVKIEDQDAFERDFFQLKPYYTDAGSRLPPSPQEYPILGLNLLRLLVQNRIAEFHTELELLSPTALENLCIKHAVELEQSFMEGAYNRVLSARQTVPHETYVYFMDLLAKTVRDEIAGCSEKAYDYLSINDARQMLLYPSDQQLLEYIKEEHTEWEIKNGFVFFQKAKDSAPCKEIPSLQLINQTLSYARELERIV